A single genomic interval of Halobacillus halophilus DSM 2266 harbors:
- a CDS encoding sodium:calcium antiporter gives MSDWLIFVLFFLSGISTFFVASRLAVFGDAVKEKSRASSAFMGAIIGIAISLPELTSSVTAIIIDSPDLAVGNLIGSNLFNIMGLAIFDIVYRRYQILTHATVESKLYGWLVIFMTLIVMLGLTLSLPTQIYHISYTAIATILIYFIGSKLINDRTEYKGRKVKREDKNKKYSEYTYKQVLFHFIVSAVLIMIIGSVLTITAERISAITGIGASFIGAFLVAISTSLPDAVSVGTALKLRNFNLGISSLLGSNAFNLMILAITDLMYFRGNLLQGSSPANLLTAGASILFILLIIISITRRKAKAWNYLWPSFLIIVTYFVTTYLVFQIK, from the coding sequence ATGAGTGATTGGTTAATATTTGTATTATTTTTCTTATCAGGGATAAGTACGTTTTTTGTGGCCTCAAGACTGGCCGTATTCGGAGATGCTGTAAAAGAAAAAAGCCGGGCTTCTTCGGCATTCATGGGAGCTATTATCGGAATAGCAATATCATTGCCTGAACTGACATCAAGCGTGACTGCTATCATTATTGACAGTCCTGATCTGGCTGTGGGAAATCTGATCGGAAGTAATCTTTTTAATATTATGGGTCTAGCTATCTTTGATATTGTTTATAGACGCTACCAAATTTTAACTCATGCTACTGTTGAGAGTAAGCTGTATGGCTGGCTGGTCATTTTCATGACCTTGATTGTCATGCTTGGTTTGACTTTATCTTTACCAACGCAGATTTATCATATCAGCTATACGGCAATAGCCACCATACTAATCTATTTTATAGGCTCAAAATTAATTAATGACCGTACAGAATATAAAGGCAGAAAAGTGAAGAGAGAGGATAAGAATAAAAAATATTCCGAATATACCTATAAGCAGGTATTATTCCATTTTATTGTGTCCGCTGTATTAATCATGATTATCGGGAGTGTCCTGACAATCACGGCGGAAAGGATTTCTGCTATTACAGGGATTGGAGCTTCTTTCATTGGAGCCTTTCTTGTGGCCATCAGTACATCCCTTCCTGATGCAGTCAGCGTTGGAACAGCGCTTAAGCTTAGAAATTTTAATTTAGGAATTAGTTCTCTCCTTGGCAGTAATGCCTTTAATTTAATGATTCTAGCGATAACGGATCTGATGTACTTTAGAGGGAATCTTCTTCAAGGTTCAAGTCCTGCCAATCTATTAACAGCGGGGGCATCGATTCTATTTATCCTGTTGATTATCATAAGTATTACCAGGAGGAAAGCAAAAGCCTGGAACTATCTATGGCCTTCTTTTCTTATAATAGTAACCTATTTTGTTACGACTTATTTGGTCTTCCAGATAAAATAA
- a CDS encoding phytoene desaturase family protein, whose translation MKQKTAIVVGAGLGGMSTAIRLSGDGYKVKLIEKNSNLGGKLNRREGKGFTFDTGPSILTMPWVLEQLFESVHRKLEDYITVERVEPQWRTFFEDGTQLDVTSDLPSMLEEMAKVTDRPNRKLTDFLSYTQDMYELCMKSFYKYSIQDLKDLKSHHKLSELLKMDPLNTVAKSTHKHFDNKYLEQLFNFFVMYVGSNPYSSPAILNQLVYVQLGLGIHYVKGGMYQIAEAMGRLMDELRVDIHLNTPVQRLVVEGETVVGVETEEGVVHEADVVVSNLEAIPAYRRLAPQTSKVKKETKTLQKKFDPTVSGLVLLLGTDKKFDQLKHHNFFFSEDPEKEFKQIFDQGKPADDPTIYIGISARSDETQAPEGKDNLFVLTHVPPLTDGKRKPIDWDQYRELVIEKLERMGLTGLRDSIEFEYRFTPEDLESLYGPNGGSIYGIAADRESNGGFKIPSRSQVYDGLYFAGGSTHPGGGVPMVTLSGQLTADLIKEDEKNAVKQ comes from the coding sequence TTGAAACAGAAAACAGCGATTGTCGTCGGTGCAGGACTTGGTGGTATGTCTACTGCGATCCGTTTAAGCGGGGACGGATATAAGGTCAAATTAATTGAAAAGAACAGCAACCTTGGTGGTAAGTTAAATCGAAGAGAAGGAAAAGGCTTTACTTTCGATACGGGGCCTTCAATTTTAACCATGCCGTGGGTGTTAGAGCAATTATTTGAGAGCGTACACCGTAAGCTTGAGGATTACATAACGGTGGAGCGTGTGGAACCACAATGGAGAACTTTTTTCGAAGACGGTACGCAGCTTGATGTAACAAGTGATCTGCCAAGCATGCTTGAGGAAATGGCAAAAGTTACGGATCGCCCGAATCGTAAGCTTACGGACTTTCTTTCTTATACACAGGATATGTATGAGTTATGTATGAAGAGTTTCTATAAGTATAGTATTCAGGACTTAAAAGATTTGAAAAGCCATCATAAGCTGAGTGAGCTTTTGAAAATGGATCCATTGAATACCGTAGCAAAGTCGACGCATAAACATTTCGATAATAAATACTTGGAGCAGTTATTCAATTTCTTTGTGATGTATGTAGGTTCCAACCCCTACTCTTCACCTGCCATTTTAAATCAGCTGGTCTATGTGCAGCTGGGATTAGGCATTCACTACGTTAAGGGAGGAATGTATCAGATTGCAGAAGCCATGGGCCGATTAATGGATGAACTTCGTGTAGATATTCACCTGAACACTCCTGTCCAGCGCCTGGTCGTAGAAGGTGAGACAGTAGTCGGAGTTGAAACGGAAGAGGGAGTCGTTCATGAAGCTGATGTAGTCGTATCAAACCTGGAGGCCATTCCTGCTTATCGTCGCCTGGCTCCGCAGACATCCAAAGTGAAAAAAGAAACAAAAACGCTTCAGAAGAAGTTTGATCCAACGGTATCAGGGCTTGTCCTGCTTCTTGGGACTGATAAGAAATTCGACCAATTAAAGCACCATAATTTCTTCTTTTCCGAAGATCCTGAAAAAGAGTTTAAGCAAATTTTTGATCAGGGCAAACCGGCAGATGATCCAACTATTTATATTGGGATTTCTGCAAGGTCTGATGAGACACAGGCACCGGAAGGTAAAGACAACTTATTTGTATTAACCCATGTTCCCCCGCTGACTGATGGAAAACGTAAGCCGATTGACTGGGACCAGTACCGGGAATTAGTTATTGAAAAGCTTGAAAGAATGGGACTCACAGGTTTGAGAGATTCCATTGAATTTGAATATCGTTTTACCCCTGAGGATTTAGAATCCTTATACGGACCTAATGGCGGATCTATTTACGGAATTGCTGCTGATCGTGAATCGAATGGTGGTTTTAAAATTCCATCAAGAAGTCAGGTGTATGACGGACTATACTTCGCTGGTGGCTCTACTCACCCTGGAGGAGGCGTTCCGATGGTTACACTCTCAGGGCAGCTGACGGCCGACTTAATTAAAGAAGATGAAAAAAACGCAGTAAAACAGTAA
- a CDS encoding uracil-DNA glycosylase produces the protein MQFPEELIEEAKKRIAGFDVEGFVLGQGDESGEIMIVGEAPGENEAVKGEPFIGRAGDELDKQLNYIGLERKDVYITSAVRSRPYKWVKTTKKGSGGQRKANRKPNQKEILAHAPLLDYQIEKMNPEVIIALGGVAYERLMGRKDKISKRVGKVIRTPIMRLDREKEKYVETEKDYLIIPLYHPAAVFYNPKIREDIYASLDEMKNNLNL, from the coding sequence ATGCAATTTCCGGAAGAATTAATTGAGGAAGCAAAAAAAAGAATAGCCGGGTTCGATGTTGAGGGCTTTGTCCTGGGGCAGGGCGATGAATCCGGTGAAATTATGATTGTCGGTGAGGCTCCAGGAGAAAATGAAGCTGTAAAAGGTGAACCTTTTATAGGCAGAGCAGGAGATGAACTGGATAAACAGTTAAATTATATAGGTTTAGAAAGAAAAGACGTTTATATCACAAGTGCAGTGAGAAGTCGTCCATACAAATGGGTAAAGACCACCAAAAAAGGTTCAGGGGGGCAGAGGAAAGCAAACCGGAAACCAAATCAAAAGGAGATTCTGGCTCATGCTCCTCTCTTGGATTACCAAATCGAGAAAATGAATCCTGAAGTGATTATTGCCCTTGGAGGTGTAGCATATGAACGATTGATGGGAAGAAAGGACAAAATTAGTAAACGAGTAGGGAAAGTAATTCGAACCCCGATCATGCGGCTTGATCGTGAGAAGGAAAAATACGTGGAAACTGAAAAAGACTATCTTATTATCCCGCTCTATCATCCGGCAGCTGTTTTTTATAACCCTAAAATTAGAGAAGATATTTATGCATCACTGGATGAAATGAAAAATAACCTTAATTTATAA
- a CDS encoding MMPL family transporter, with protein MRKISSFIVRSHKWLLAFWIMITLVMGYFAIQLPSLLEGDGFRTDGEYEQVEEKLNEDFDFPESTFLLLFENNSEDTITSVLEDIKDLEIASRIQSPLDDESMQKDKTAYASIHFSEEPEDMKAAIQQVEEITGKVEGVSLTGAPVISEDINKASQEDLKRAELIGLPVALIILIFAFGTALASILPLIIGGITIVVGFGILALIGQDSQLSIFILNIAPMIGLALSIDFALLFINRYREELLKQEKTEALKTTIETAGRSIIFSAVCVFIGLAAMSVIEVDIFMNIAIGGSVVIVAAVLCSLTLLPSLLYVFGANVNKWRLIPFQKDTTPRWRKFARGVMKHPAWISLSALVILIIGVIPVTNMNLSIPTINALPESYDSRAAFETIDETFLGSEESTAYIIAEREGKWMGEDGLKQMKDLQERLSAPEIVAAVDTLYTTSEINSPEQLSSALEQSASRQQLEPAIEQFLSGDQLMIPVQLKVAANSSEAQELMTDWSNDEWEVSMMFGGQPKFNQEIYTEISDKIGLTLTIIIVSTFIILMIAFRSIIIPLKAILMNVIGLTSTFGILVWLFQEGHFGLNEADIALILPVIVFSLVFGLSMDYEVFLISRIHEFYLETGDNTKSTIEGLASTSKIITSAALIMIVITGAFAFTGVVPVKQIGIGIAIAIFIDATVIRLLLVPSLMKLLGDWNWWLPFSSHNQKGKRVSEKT; from the coding sequence ATGCGTAAAATTTCCTCCTTTATCGTACGCTCCCACAAATGGCTGCTCGCTTTTTGGATCATGATAACCCTAGTTATGGGTTATTTTGCTATTCAATTACCTTCTTTATTAGAAGGCGATGGCTTCCGCACAGATGGAGAATATGAACAGGTAGAAGAAAAATTAAATGAAGACTTTGATTTTCCTGAATCCACATTTCTACTATTATTTGAAAATAATTCAGAGGATACCATCACTTCCGTCTTAGAAGATATAAAGGATTTAGAAATTGCCTCCCGTATTCAGTCACCACTCGATGATGAATCCATGCAGAAAGACAAGACTGCTTATGCTTCTATCCATTTTTCAGAAGAACCCGAGGATATGAAAGCAGCTATTCAACAAGTAGAAGAGATAACCGGTAAGGTAGAAGGAGTTTCTCTAACTGGAGCTCCTGTCATATCTGAAGATATTAATAAAGCGAGCCAGGAGGATCTAAAACGTGCGGAGTTAATTGGGCTTCCGGTAGCCCTTATCATCTTAATCTTCGCTTTTGGAACAGCTCTTGCTTCTATTCTTCCATTAATCATCGGAGGAATCACCATTGTGGTCGGCTTTGGCATTCTGGCCCTTATTGGTCAGGACTCACAATTGTCCATTTTCATTTTGAATATAGCACCTATGATCGGACTGGCCCTAAGCATTGACTTTGCTCTTTTATTTATTAATCGTTATCGTGAAGAACTATTGAAACAGGAAAAAACCGAAGCCCTCAAAACTACGATTGAAACAGCAGGCCGATCCATCATTTTCTCAGCTGTCTGTGTGTTCATCGGTCTTGCAGCCATGAGTGTAATAGAAGTAGATATCTTTATGAATATTGCCATCGGTGGATCTGTGGTTATTGTAGCAGCAGTATTATGTTCCTTAACGCTTCTACCTTCGTTACTGTACGTATTTGGTGCGAACGTGAACAAATGGAGATTAATCCCCTTTCAGAAGGATACAACACCAAGATGGAGAAAATTTGCGCGTGGTGTAATGAAGCATCCCGCCTGGATTTCTCTTTCTGCTTTAGTGATTTTAATAATTGGTGTGATCCCTGTAACCAATATGAATTTATCTATCCCGACGATTAACGCTTTACCAGAAAGCTATGATTCACGAGCTGCTTTTGAAACCATTGACGAAACGTTTTTGGGCTCTGAAGAGAGTACTGCTTACATCATTGCTGAACGAGAAGGCAAATGGATGGGTGAAGATGGGTTAAAACAAATGAAAGACCTTCAGGAAAGGTTGTCAGCACCAGAAATTGTAGCGGCTGTTGATACCCTGTACACAACAAGCGAGATAAATTCTCCTGAACAACTATCATCTGCTTTGGAGCAGTCTGCATCGCGACAGCAGCTGGAGCCTGCGATAGAGCAATTCCTTTCAGGAGATCAATTAATGATCCCTGTGCAATTAAAGGTAGCAGCCAATTCTTCCGAAGCTCAAGAACTCATGACGGACTGGTCGAACGATGAATGGGAAGTTTCCATGATGTTCGGGGGACAGCCAAAATTTAATCAGGAGATTTATACGGAGATTTCCGACAAGATCGGATTAACTCTTACAATCATTATCGTTTCTACGTTCATCATCTTGATGATCGCATTTCGTTCCATTATTATTCCTTTAAAAGCGATCCTGATGAATGTGATTGGACTTACCTCAACCTTCGGAATACTTGTATGGCTCTTTCAAGAAGGACACTTCGGTTTGAACGAAGCGGATATTGCCCTAATATTACCCGTGATTGTGTTCAGTCTTGTATTTGGATTAAGTATGGATTACGAAGTGTTTCTGATCTCAAGAATTCACGAGTTTTATTTGGAGACAGGTGATAATACAAAATCGACGATAGAGGGGCTTGCGAGCACTAGTAAAATCATTACCTCTGCGGCTCTTATTATGATTGTCATTACAGGTGCTTTTGCTTTTACTGGTGTCGTCCCGGTTAAGCAGATTGGAATAGGTATTGCTATTGCAATATTTATAGATGCAACCGTTATACGTTTGCTTCTCGTTCCTAGTTTAATGAAGCTTTTAGGTGACTGGAATTGGTGGCTGCCTTTTAGCAGCCATAACCAAAAAGGTAAAAGAGTTTCCGAAAAGACCTGA
- a CDS encoding ribonucleotide-diphosphate reductase subunit beta: protein MNETIQKRKLVDHQAPNVSTGIINGRSSNVLNWDDTRYSWAYPMYKNMLANFWIPNEINMSNDLKQWGTLSDQEQATFKKIIGLLAFLDSIQTDYSGKIADYLTDSSLSALMQVLAFQEVVHNQSYSYVLSTLVDQGEQEEIFEYWKHDDVLIERNQFITDGYQAFADDPSVETFLKSIVYDVVLEGLFFYAGFAFFYNLARNNKMVSTSTMINYINRDEQIHVSLFCRIFNETLNENPQLDEEKYRQFVKSTFEEAVELEIKWAHHIIGDRFPGIPIGDLEDYIRFMANKRCRLLGAEKPFPEYNENPLKWIKAYQEVDEGKSDFFEQKSRQYTKVSETNGFDEL from the coding sequence ATGAATGAAACCATTCAAAAACGAAAACTAGTTGACCACCAGGCCCCTAATGTTTCTACAGGCATTATCAACGGCAGAAGCTCCAACGTACTTAACTGGGATGATACCCGCTACTCCTGGGCGTATCCTATGTATAAAAATATGCTGGCTAATTTCTGGATTCCAAATGAAATTAATATGAGCAATGACTTAAAACAATGGGGTACCCTGTCCGATCAGGAACAGGCGACGTTTAAAAAAATTATTGGACTTCTTGCCTTCCTGGACTCTATTCAAACGGACTATTCTGGAAAGATAGCTGACTATTTAACTGACTCGAGCTTATCTGCACTCATGCAGGTATTAGCTTTCCAGGAAGTGGTCCATAATCAATCCTATTCTTATGTGTTATCAACTCTGGTGGATCAGGGTGAACAGGAAGAGATTTTTGAATACTGGAAGCACGATGATGTCCTTATTGAGAGAAACCAGTTCATTACAGATGGGTACCAGGCTTTTGCGGATGATCCTTCTGTAGAAACCTTTTTAAAGTCTATCGTTTATGATGTAGTCCTGGAAGGCTTATTCTTTTATGCAGGATTCGCTTTCTTTTATAACCTGGCACGTAACAATAAGATGGTATCGACGAGCACTATGATTAATTATATTAATAGAGATGAACAAATCCACGTGAGTCTGTTTTGCCGTATATTTAATGAAACATTAAATGAGAATCCGCAGTTGGACGAAGAGAAATACCGTCAATTTGTCAAAAGTACATTCGAAGAGGCAGTCGAACTTGAAATCAAGTGGGCTCATCATATTATAGGAGACCGCTTCCCCGGCATTCCTATCGGTGATCTGGAAGACTATATTCGCTTCATGGCCAATAAAAGATGTCGGTTACTAGGAGCAGAAAAGCCTTTTCCTGAGTATAACGAAAACCCATTGAAGTGGATCAAAGCTTACCAGGAAGTCGACGAAGGTAAATCGGATTTCTTCGAGCAGAAATCCAGGCAGTACACCAAAGTATCCGAAACCAATGGCTTCGACGAACTTTAA
- a CDS encoding putative holin-like toxin: MSTYEALMVMLAFGTFIITLLALIIKMNNNK, translated from the coding sequence ATGAGCACATATGAGGCGCTTATGGTTATGTTGGCGTTCGGGACATTTATCATTACACTCCTGGCGCTGATCATAAAAATGAACAATAATAAATAG
- a CDS encoding YndJ family protein, which produces MKNPGSWNALAGAFLFLIWVIFFQGSGIDLVLGFAFLVLVPLLLEEAVQSAEGSRPEKWLWNVMSCSLPFSAAGMIAISLPSGNEAGWWAAVWFFYTLLIAFGGFMRLLGRGFGPVEETVIDVGLIYIAIGGGWLVCSSAGWTGIFPYSETILQLTVVHYHYAAFVVPLVTGFFGRYRAECNRIRKNFMVTPYLWLAAGVMAVPFITSPGLSLGAPFTSIAAGIYFLVLVWLCLWWFWLSVYFKLWIGMALRSASLLLLGTMLLALFTSLNIWLEVYWLQLNTIVGYQGLWIASVFSILSALAWRGVHAPKRHAYTVFPISHIRAERGSINPTIDYKPWAASHEYVTGLVQDWSPFNSRRFHSEYMDSLVKRWFLHTDDFHVQASIQWARGFRSIAGRISQWGLPPSGCVALQGEAISISDYKDGRNLVRAWITRNKQTKEPLNTALYSFHEHAGETYFNIGFPVPHGVLTVIGRLETDGKGGLMLETMRREDGRGDEGIYFTLGEWTMRLPVRGMFHVKKAETEGALLGDLCLHLGYINLLHIQYQMKEIRVG; this is translated from the coding sequence TTGAAAAATCCCGGAAGTTGGAATGCCCTGGCTGGAGCATTTTTATTTCTAATCTGGGTCATCTTTTTTCAAGGAAGCGGTATTGATCTGGTCTTAGGTTTTGCATTTCTTGTACTTGTCCCCTTGTTACTGGAAGAAGCCGTTCAGAGTGCGGAGGGGAGCCGCCCGGAAAAGTGGCTGTGGAACGTCATGAGCTGTTCTTTACCTTTTTCAGCTGCAGGTATGATCGCCATTTCGCTGCCGTCAGGAAATGAAGCAGGGTGGTGGGCGGCCGTCTGGTTTTTTTATACACTTCTCATCGCTTTTGGAGGTTTCATGAGGCTGTTGGGCAGAGGGTTTGGACCTGTCGAAGAAACTGTCATTGATGTTGGTTTGATTTACATAGCGATTGGAGGAGGGTGGCTGGTATGTTCCAGTGCAGGATGGACTGGTATCTTCCCATATTCAGAGACGATTCTTCAGCTCACCGTGGTTCACTATCATTATGCTGCTTTTGTGGTACCACTGGTGACAGGGTTCTTTGGACGTTACCGTGCTGAATGTAACAGAATTAGGAAGAATTTTATGGTTACCCCATACTTATGGTTAGCAGCCGGAGTGATGGCGGTTCCTTTCATTACTAGCCCTGGTTTAAGTTTGGGGGCTCCTTTTACATCAATTGCAGCAGGGATTTATTTCCTTGTTCTGGTCTGGCTTTGTTTATGGTGGTTTTGGCTCTCTGTTTATTTTAAATTGTGGATTGGAATGGCATTGCGTTCAGCATCTCTCCTTCTTTTAGGAACTATGTTGCTTGCTCTATTCACTAGTTTGAACATATGGTTAGAAGTTTATTGGCTGCAGTTGAATACAATCGTTGGCTATCAAGGTCTGTGGATAGCGTCCGTTTTTTCCATTTTATCTGCTTTAGCATGGCGCGGCGTTCATGCTCCAAAAAGGCATGCCTACACCGTTTTTCCTATTAGTCATATACGAGCTGAACGAGGGAGTATTAATCCTACAATAGATTATAAACCCTGGGCAGCTTCTCATGAATATGTGACAGGGCTTGTGCAAGATTGGAGTCCTTTTAACAGTCGTCGTTTTCATTCGGAATACATGGATTCACTGGTGAAAAGGTGGTTCCTACATACCGATGACTTTCATGTTCAAGCGTCTATTCAATGGGCCAGAGGATTTCGATCAATAGCCGGCCGGATAAGCCAATGGGGACTTCCGCCATCCGGATGTGTGGCACTTCAAGGAGAAGCTATATCTATTTCTGACTATAAAGATGGTCGAAACTTGGTGAGAGCGTGGATAACACGTAACAAACAAACCAAGGAACCGCTAAATACAGCTTTATATTCTTTTCATGAACATGCAGGTGAAACCTATTTTAATATAGGTTTCCCTGTACCACATGGAGTCCTGACGGTTATTGGACGGCTTGAGACAGATGGAAAAGGCGGGCTGATGTTAGAAACCATGCGGCGTGAGGATGGCCGAGGAGATGAAGGAATCTACTTTACCCTCGGGGAATGGACGATGCGGCTTCCAGTACGCGGGATGTTTCACGTGAAAAAAGCGGAGACAGAAGGAGCTTTGCTTGGGGATCTTTGCCTGCACCTTGGTTATATTAATCTTTTGCATATCCAATATCAGATGAAAGAAATACGAGTCGGATAG